Sequence from the Oncorhynchus gorbuscha isolate QuinsamMale2020 ecotype Even-year unplaced genomic scaffold, OgorEven_v1.0 Un_scaffold_874, whole genome shotgun sequence genome:
gaaccagacttgtgaaggtctaccatttttttctgaggtcttggctgatttcttttgattttcccatgatgtcaagcaaagaggcactgagtttgaaggtaggccttgaaatacatccacaggtacacctccaattgactcaaattatgtcaattagcctatcagaaccttctaaagccatgacatcattttctgtcattttccaagctgtttaaaggaaagtcaacttagtgtatgtaaacatctgacccactggaattgtgatagttaattataagtgaaataatctgtctaaacaattgttggaataattacttgtgtcatgcacaaagtatatgtcctaaccgacttgccaaaactatagttggttagcaagaaatttgtagagtggttgaaaaactagttttaatgactccaacctaagtgtatgtaaacttccgactacaaCTGTAGCTACTTGGCGGTGGGGTGGGAATTGTAAGGGAAATACTGATTAAATGAATACCAAATGAGCTCGCTCACATACTGATGAACACATTTATAATTTTATATTGATGCAGTTATAGCAGTAGCTGGGGTTTCCCTTGTTACCTTGGAGGTAGCATGGTTGAGCATCTCCTGCCAGGTGGGGTCCAGGGTGTTCCTGCCGTCAGCCATGAGGCCCTGCTCTGCCACGTACACCATCTCCCTGGCAGCCGTGTGCATGGAGACAGCCCGTTCATAGCTCAGCGCTGCCTTCTGGGTCTCCTGCTGAGCCTGTGAGAGGGACAGCCAATCAGATACTGAGAAAACAGGGCATGCAGTTGCACAGCAACCAATCACGTGGGACAAACGATTAAACTGTTGTTGAGATTTGAGAAGTGGGACAAGCAGGTGAATGGCAAATACTGCATCGTGACCCATATTTTGATTCAGTGATAAAGAACTCTTGAAATTTGTTGTTGCAGATGCAACAAAATCCCACACAGTGCATGTACAACAGTACCTCCTTGGCAAGTCGACGAGCCTCATAGTAGGGCCTCGCCTTCTCGATGCAGGTACCAAGCTGGGAGCTGTGGGCGTTCAGTTTTCTGGCTGAGTCTGTGAGGATCTTCCTGTAACCTGATCTGGCATCCTACACATACACAAAAGAAATTCCTTATCAGATTTCATTGTAATGGGCATTTCTGCTCATTCCAGATTAACAATGGGTTTACAGCAAGTTATGGGAATTGAAAATGAACTGACGAGTGATTCTTT
This genomic interval carries:
- the LOC124020682 gene encoding SH3 domain-binding protein 5-like, with protein sequence MEPGDLRVSPAGSGDPEVGEWRQETPGGDAEVKGGEPNDKEINGDTAESVLKEKDTFEGEESKEKNEGELHSPYEDELDPRIQEELEHLNEASVEINQLELHLDDARSGYRKILTDSARKLNAHSSQLGTCIEKARPYYEARRLAKEAQQETQKAALSYERAVSMHTAAREMVYVAEQGLMADGRNTLDPTWQEMLNHATSKVTRETPATAITASI